In Ipomoea triloba cultivar NCNSP0323 chromosome 7, ASM357664v1, a single genomic region encodes these proteins:
- the LOC116026162 gene encoding 5'-3' exoribonuclease 3-like isoform X3 → MGVPSFYRWLVNKYPKIVENAVEDDESSVDFDNFYVDMNGIIHACFHPEDDLFPPTTYEEVFQKIYDYIDRLFNIVRPRKLLYLAIDGVAPRAKMNQQRARRFRTAKDKEIIEEEEMKLREKYKREGKIVLEKEESEVEDSNVITPGTLFMYILSEKLQIYIQERIRENPGWKNIKVILSDSNVPGEGEHKINSFIHAQRMFPGYNPNTRHCLYGLDADLIMLALASHELHFSVLRENVLTVNDQSNHLSSLELSMRKAEDPMTNSRGWFKQCDSLANKSDKGKQIHATKKDFQFLKVWVLREYLDLDIRAKLPEDCKADLERVVDDFVFICFFAGNDFLPHMPTLEIHEGALDLLLYVYKKEFKNPGDYLVDMERVGNVRGYIKLSRVERFILSVGQFEEKIFKKRMEIREKRVRRVLLESRDDALSNTKDLKQELKDIIRSNADTFKYGGAVDKVKFGEAGWRERYYTEKFKVESGGDIESTRKAVVAKYTEGLHWVLLYYYKGVPSWNWFYPYHYGPSASDLKGMSQTKVKFQNGQPFKPFDQLMSVLPPRSAHALPEAYGFLMQDENSNIVEFYPTVFDTDLDGKRFAWQGISKLPFIDEERLLVETRKLDKDLTDLDRKRNMEAAELLYMEGSCKLALHIMSSFKNCKGLQENDAIQIGLALSDGVSGLVWSKDYCTNDLPMDTLCVFYRTLPCSSSLPRVLEGTDFPEQTVFEADIGETVLWHELNGRPGCSSSHRYHNHGSSVGRASNSPRNHRNSVPDEFVKGSGCGWAGRGGRHFSEPELQNPNNFPRYSPSRPVVNSRIHPSSSPRERPSSMTAYSRQPIGTPSNQVYRPRSPVVVPLQSFCAPSVSPWGRGNAGPRNSGLESQWRVPAPVAAVAPADYPWRNAGPRNSGLENQWRMAAPPAAPTDSPWIRVNAGSRNSGVENQWRATAPAAVSRGGQPVWNNQNNRR, encoded by the exons ATGGGAGTTCCTTCCTTCTACAGGTGGCTGGTTAACAAATACCCAAAAATAGTAGAGAACGCTGTTGAGGACGATGAGTCATCAGTTGACTTCGACAACTTTTATGTTGACATGAATGGGATCATCCATGCCTGTTTCCACCCAGAAGATGAT CTTTTCCCTCCAACCACGTACGAGGAAGTGTTCCAGAAAATCTATGATTACATTGATCGCCTCTTCAACATCGTACGGCCTCGGAAACTCCTGTACCTGGCCATAG ATGGTGTTGCGCCACGGGCCAAAATGAACCAACAAAGAGCAAGGCGTTTTCGGACAGCTAAGGATAAGGAAATAATT GAAGAAGAGGAGATGAAACTGAGAGAGAAGTATAAAAGAGAAGGTAAAATTGTCTTAGAGAAAGAGGAGTCTGAAGTGGAGGATTCGAATGTAATCACCCCTGGGACATTGTTTATGTATATACTTTCTgagaaattacaaatttacatcCAAGAAAGGATCCGTGAAAATCCAGGGTGGAAGAATATTAAG GTTATTCTCTCTGATTCCAATGTTCCTGGTGAAGGGGAACACAAGATAAACTCTTTTATACACGCCCAGCGCATGTTTCCTGGTTACAATCCCAACACACGCCATTGTTTGTATGGCTtg GATGCTGACTTGATTATGTTAGCATTAGCATCGCACGAGCTTCACTTTTCAGTTTTAAGGGAG AATGTTCTTACTGTGAATGATCAATCGAATCACTTGTCATCGCTTGAACTTAGTATGCGAAAGGCAGAGGATCCTATGACGAACAGTAGAGGATGGTTTAAACAG TGTGATTCGTTGGCTAACAAGTCTGACAAGGGGAAGCAAATTCATGCAACGAAGAAAGATTTTCAG TTCCTTAAGGTTTGGGTGCTCCGGGAGTACCTTGACCTTGATATTAGAGCTAAACTTCCCGAAGATTGTAAAGCTGATTTAGAGAGAGTAGTTGATGACTTTGTGTTCATTTGTTTCTTTGCGGGAAACGATTTTCTTCCTCACATGCCCACCCTCGAGATTCATGAG GGGGCACTTGATTTACTTTTGTATGTCTACAAGAAAGAATTCAAAAACCCCGgtgattatttggttgacatGGAAAgg GTTGGCAACGTGAGGGGCTACATTAAGTTGTCGAGAGTTGAAAGATTCATACTTTCTGTTGGTCAATTTGAAGAGAAGATATTTAAGAAAAGAATGGAAATTCGAGAAAAAAGAGTTAGGCGGGTACTTTTAGAATCCAGAGACGAT GCTTTAAGCAATACGAAGGATTTGAAGCAGGAGTTGAAAGACATCATCCGCTCGAATGCTGATACATTTAAATACGGCGGTGCAGTGGATAAG GTAAAATTTGGTGAAGCTGGCTGGCGGGAGCGGTACTACACTGAAAAATTTAAAGTGGAAAGTGGCGGAGATATAGAATCCACAAGAAAGGCTGTC GTTGCTAAGTACACCGAAGGCCTACATTGGGTCTTGTTGTACTACTATAAGGGGGTGCCGTCATGGAACTG GTTTTATCCATATCACTATGGTCCGTCGGCGTCGGACTTGAAAGGAATGTCTCAAACGAAGGTGAAATTTCAGAATGGGCAACCGTTTAAaccttttgatcaactgatgTCTGTCCTTCCTCCCAGGAG TGCTCATGCACTCCCAGAAGCGTACGGGTTTCTCATGCAAGATGAGAATTCAAACATCGTTGAATTTTACCCTACTG TGTTCGATACTGATCTCGATGGGAAGCGATTTGCATGGCAG GGAATAAGCAAGCTGCCATTCATAGATGAGGAACGTCTCTTAGTTGAGACAAGGAAACTCGACAAAGATCTTACG GACCTTGACAGAAAGAGGAATATGGAGGCAGCCGAGTTGTTGTACATGGAGGGCTCATGTAAACTTGCCTTGCATATTATGTCATCTTTCAAAAACTGTAAAGGTTTACAAGAAAACGATGCCATTCAAATAGGTCTCGCTTTGAG TGATGGAGTTAGCGGTCTCGTGTGGAGTAAAGATTATTGTACCAATGATCTGCCAATGGACACTTT GTGTGTGTTTTATCGGACTTTGCCGTGCTCTTCTTCTCTTCCTCGAGTATTAGAGGGTACCGATTTCCCTGAACAG ACTGTTTTTGAAGCTGACATTGGAGAAACAGTGCTTTGGCACGAACTCAACGGTAGACCAGGCTGCAGTTCCTCCCACAG GTATCATAATCATGGATCATCGGTGGGTAGGGCGAGTAATAGCCCAAGAAATCATAGGAATTCTGTTCCTGACGAGTTTGTAAAGGGTTCTGGTTGTGGATGGGCTGGTCGCGGTGGAAGGCACTTTTCTGAACCTGAATTGCAGAACCCTAACAATTTCCCGAGATATAGTCCATCTAGACCTGTTGTGAATTCTAGAATTCATCCATCATCATCTCCCCGGGAAAGACCGTCTTCAATGACAGCATATTCTAGACAACCAATCGGGACTCCAAGCAATCAAGTTTATAGGCCTAGATCACCAGTTGTTGTTCCACTGCAATCTTTCTGTGCTCCGAGTGTTAGCCCCTGGGGACGAGGGAATGCGGGCCCCAGAAACAGCGGGCTAGAGAGTCAATGGCGGGTGCCTGCACCAGTGGCAGCTGTTGCTCCCGCTGATTACCCTTGGAGGAATGCGGGCCCCAGAAATAGCGGGCTAGAGAATCAATGGCGAATGGCTGCACCACCTGCTGCTCCGACTGATAGCCCCTGGATACGAGTGAATGCAGGCTCCAGAAATAGCGGGGTGGAGAATCAATGGCGCGCGACTGCACCAGCAGCGGTCTCTAGAGGAGGACAGCCTGTTTGGAATAACCAGAACAACAGAAGATAG
- the LOC116026162 gene encoding 5'-3' exoribonuclease 3-like isoform X1 produces MGVPSFYRWLVNKYPKIVENAVEDDESSVDFDNFYVDMNGIIHACFHPEDDLFPPTTYEEVFQKIYDYIDRLFNIVRPRKLLYLAIDGVAPRAKMNQQRARRFRTAKDKEIIEEEEMKLREKYKREGKIVLEKEESEVEDSNVITPGTLFMYILSEKLQIYIQERIRENPGWKNIKVILSDSNVPGEGEHKINSFIHAQRMFPGYNPNTRHCLYGLDADLIMLALASHELHFSVLRENVLTVNDQSNHLSSLELSMRKAEDPMTNSRGWFKQCDSLANKSDKGKQIHATKKDFQFLKVWVLREYLDLDIRAKLPEDCKADLERVVDDFVFICFFAGNDFLPHMPTLEIHEGALDLLLYVYKKEFKNPGDYLVDMERVGNVRGYIKLSRVERFILSVGQFEEKIFKKRMEIREKRVRRVLLESRDDQDAEEVNMDNVVNQFDVAVSLGSDNQETSDISLALSNTKDLKQELKDIIRSNADTFKYGGAVDKVKFGEAGWRERYYTEKFKVESGGDIESTRKAVVAKYTEGLHWVLLYYYKGVPSWNWFYPYHYGPSASDLKGMSQTKVKFQNGQPFKPFDQLMSVLPPRSAHALPEAYGFLMQDENSNIVEFYPTVFDTDLDGKRFAWQGISKLPFIDEERLLVETRKLDKDLTDLDRKRNMEAAELLYMEGSCKLALHIMSSFKNCKGLQENDAIQIGLALSDGVSGLVWSKDYCTNDLPMDTLCVFYRTLPCSSSLPRVLEGTDFPEQTVFEADIGETVLWHELNGRPGCSSSHRYHNHGSSVGRASNSPRNHRNSVPDEFVKGSGCGWAGRGGRHFSEPELQNPNNFPRYSPSRPVVNSRIHPSSSPRERPSSMTAYSRQPIGTPSNQVYRPRSPVVVPLQSFCAPSVSPWGRGNAGPRNSGLESQWRVPAPVAAVAPADYPWRNAGPRNSGLENQWRMAAPPAAPTDSPWIRVNAGSRNSGVENQWRATAPAAVSRGGQPVWNNQNNRR; encoded by the exons ATGGGAGTTCCTTCCTTCTACAGGTGGCTGGTTAACAAATACCCAAAAATAGTAGAGAACGCTGTTGAGGACGATGAGTCATCAGTTGACTTCGACAACTTTTATGTTGACATGAATGGGATCATCCATGCCTGTTTCCACCCAGAAGATGAT CTTTTCCCTCCAACCACGTACGAGGAAGTGTTCCAGAAAATCTATGATTACATTGATCGCCTCTTCAACATCGTACGGCCTCGGAAACTCCTGTACCTGGCCATAG ATGGTGTTGCGCCACGGGCCAAAATGAACCAACAAAGAGCAAGGCGTTTTCGGACAGCTAAGGATAAGGAAATAATT GAAGAAGAGGAGATGAAACTGAGAGAGAAGTATAAAAGAGAAGGTAAAATTGTCTTAGAGAAAGAGGAGTCTGAAGTGGAGGATTCGAATGTAATCACCCCTGGGACATTGTTTATGTATATACTTTCTgagaaattacaaatttacatcCAAGAAAGGATCCGTGAAAATCCAGGGTGGAAGAATATTAAG GTTATTCTCTCTGATTCCAATGTTCCTGGTGAAGGGGAACACAAGATAAACTCTTTTATACACGCCCAGCGCATGTTTCCTGGTTACAATCCCAACACACGCCATTGTTTGTATGGCTtg GATGCTGACTTGATTATGTTAGCATTAGCATCGCACGAGCTTCACTTTTCAGTTTTAAGGGAG AATGTTCTTACTGTGAATGATCAATCGAATCACTTGTCATCGCTTGAACTTAGTATGCGAAAGGCAGAGGATCCTATGACGAACAGTAGAGGATGGTTTAAACAG TGTGATTCGTTGGCTAACAAGTCTGACAAGGGGAAGCAAATTCATGCAACGAAGAAAGATTTTCAG TTCCTTAAGGTTTGGGTGCTCCGGGAGTACCTTGACCTTGATATTAGAGCTAAACTTCCCGAAGATTGTAAAGCTGATTTAGAGAGAGTAGTTGATGACTTTGTGTTCATTTGTTTCTTTGCGGGAAACGATTTTCTTCCTCACATGCCCACCCTCGAGATTCATGAG GGGGCACTTGATTTACTTTTGTATGTCTACAAGAAAGAATTCAAAAACCCCGgtgattatttggttgacatGGAAAgg GTTGGCAACGTGAGGGGCTACATTAAGTTGTCGAGAGTTGAAAGATTCATACTTTCTGTTGGTCAATTTGAAGAGAAGATATTTAAGAAAAGAATGGAAATTCGAGAAAAAAGAGTTAGGCGGGTACTTTTAGAATCCAGAGACGAT CAGGACGCAGAGGAAGTCAATATGGATAACGTGGTGAACCAATTTGATGTTGCAGTCTCTCTCGGCTCCGATAACCAGGAAACTTCTGACATTTCTCTT GCTTTAAGCAATACGAAGGATTTGAAGCAGGAGTTGAAAGACATCATCCGCTCGAATGCTGATACATTTAAATACGGCGGTGCAGTGGATAAG GTAAAATTTGGTGAAGCTGGCTGGCGGGAGCGGTACTACACTGAAAAATTTAAAGTGGAAAGTGGCGGAGATATAGAATCCACAAGAAAGGCTGTC GTTGCTAAGTACACCGAAGGCCTACATTGGGTCTTGTTGTACTACTATAAGGGGGTGCCGTCATGGAACTG GTTTTATCCATATCACTATGGTCCGTCGGCGTCGGACTTGAAAGGAATGTCTCAAACGAAGGTGAAATTTCAGAATGGGCAACCGTTTAAaccttttgatcaactgatgTCTGTCCTTCCTCCCAGGAG TGCTCATGCACTCCCAGAAGCGTACGGGTTTCTCATGCAAGATGAGAATTCAAACATCGTTGAATTTTACCCTACTG TGTTCGATACTGATCTCGATGGGAAGCGATTTGCATGGCAG GGAATAAGCAAGCTGCCATTCATAGATGAGGAACGTCTCTTAGTTGAGACAAGGAAACTCGACAAAGATCTTACG GACCTTGACAGAAAGAGGAATATGGAGGCAGCCGAGTTGTTGTACATGGAGGGCTCATGTAAACTTGCCTTGCATATTATGTCATCTTTCAAAAACTGTAAAGGTTTACAAGAAAACGATGCCATTCAAATAGGTCTCGCTTTGAG TGATGGAGTTAGCGGTCTCGTGTGGAGTAAAGATTATTGTACCAATGATCTGCCAATGGACACTTT GTGTGTGTTTTATCGGACTTTGCCGTGCTCTTCTTCTCTTCCTCGAGTATTAGAGGGTACCGATTTCCCTGAACAG ACTGTTTTTGAAGCTGACATTGGAGAAACAGTGCTTTGGCACGAACTCAACGGTAGACCAGGCTGCAGTTCCTCCCACAG GTATCATAATCATGGATCATCGGTGGGTAGGGCGAGTAATAGCCCAAGAAATCATAGGAATTCTGTTCCTGACGAGTTTGTAAAGGGTTCTGGTTGTGGATGGGCTGGTCGCGGTGGAAGGCACTTTTCTGAACCTGAATTGCAGAACCCTAACAATTTCCCGAGATATAGTCCATCTAGACCTGTTGTGAATTCTAGAATTCATCCATCATCATCTCCCCGGGAAAGACCGTCTTCAATGACAGCATATTCTAGACAACCAATCGGGACTCCAAGCAATCAAGTTTATAGGCCTAGATCACCAGTTGTTGTTCCACTGCAATCTTTCTGTGCTCCGAGTGTTAGCCCCTGGGGACGAGGGAATGCGGGCCCCAGAAACAGCGGGCTAGAGAGTCAATGGCGGGTGCCTGCACCAGTGGCAGCTGTTGCTCCCGCTGATTACCCTTGGAGGAATGCGGGCCCCAGAAATAGCGGGCTAGAGAATCAATGGCGAATGGCTGCACCACCTGCTGCTCCGACTGATAGCCCCTGGATACGAGTGAATGCAGGCTCCAGAAATAGCGGGGTGGAGAATCAATGGCGCGCGACTGCACCAGCAGCGGTCTCTAGAGGAGGACAGCCTGTTTGGAATAACCAGAACAACAGAAGATAG
- the LOC116026162 gene encoding 5'-3' exoribonuclease 3-like isoform X4 — protein sequence MNQQRARRFRTAKDKEIIEEEEMKLREKYKREGKIVLEKEESEVEDSNVITPGTLFMYILSEKLQIYIQERIRENPGWKNIKVILSDSNVPGEGEHKINSFIHAQRMFPGYNPNTRHCLYGLDADLIMLALASHELHFSVLRENVLTVNDQSNHLSSLELSMRKAEDPMTNSRGWFKQCDSLANKSDKGKQIHATKKDFQFLKVWVLREYLDLDIRAKLPEDCKADLERVVDDFVFICFFAGNDFLPHMPTLEIHEGALDLLLYVYKKEFKNPGDYLVDMERVGNVRGYIKLSRVERFILSVGQFEEKIFKKRMEIREKRVRRVLLESRDDQDAEEVNMDNVVNQFDVAVSLGSDNQETSDISLALSNTKDLKQELKDIIRSNADTFKYGGAVDKVKFGEAGWRERYYTEKFKVESGGDIESTRKAVVAKYTEGLHWVLLYYYKGVPSWNWFYPYHYGPSASDLKGMSQTKVKFQNGQPFKPFDQLMSVLPPRSAHALPEAYGFLMQDENSNIVEFYPTVFDTDLDGKRFAWQGISKLPFIDEERLLVETRKLDKDLTDLDRKRNMEAAELLYMEGSCKLALHIMSSFKNCKGLQENDAIQIGLALSDGVSGLVWSKDYCTNDLPMDTLCVFYRTLPCSSSLPRVLEGTDFPEQTVFEADIGETVLWHELNGRPGCSSSHRYHNHGSSVGRASNSPRNHRNSVPDEFVKGSGCGWAGRGGRHFSEPELQNPNNFPRYSPSRPVVNSRIHPSSSPRERPSSMTAYSRQPIGTPSNQVYRPRSPVVVPLQSFCAPSVSPWGRGNAGPRNSGLESQWRVPAPVAAVAPADYPWRNAGPRNSGLENQWRMAAPPAAPTDSPWIRVNAGSRNSGVENQWRATAPAAVSRGGQPVWNNQNNRR from the exons ATGAACCAACAAAGAGCAAGGCGTTTTCGGACAGCTAAGGATAAGGAAATAATT GAAGAAGAGGAGATGAAACTGAGAGAGAAGTATAAAAGAGAAGGTAAAATTGTCTTAGAGAAAGAGGAGTCTGAAGTGGAGGATTCGAATGTAATCACCCCTGGGACATTGTTTATGTATATACTTTCTgagaaattacaaatttacatcCAAGAAAGGATCCGTGAAAATCCAGGGTGGAAGAATATTAAG GTTATTCTCTCTGATTCCAATGTTCCTGGTGAAGGGGAACACAAGATAAACTCTTTTATACACGCCCAGCGCATGTTTCCTGGTTACAATCCCAACACACGCCATTGTTTGTATGGCTtg GATGCTGACTTGATTATGTTAGCATTAGCATCGCACGAGCTTCACTTTTCAGTTTTAAGGGAG AATGTTCTTACTGTGAATGATCAATCGAATCACTTGTCATCGCTTGAACTTAGTATGCGAAAGGCAGAGGATCCTATGACGAACAGTAGAGGATGGTTTAAACAG TGTGATTCGTTGGCTAACAAGTCTGACAAGGGGAAGCAAATTCATGCAACGAAGAAAGATTTTCAG TTCCTTAAGGTTTGGGTGCTCCGGGAGTACCTTGACCTTGATATTAGAGCTAAACTTCCCGAAGATTGTAAAGCTGATTTAGAGAGAGTAGTTGATGACTTTGTGTTCATTTGTTTCTTTGCGGGAAACGATTTTCTTCCTCACATGCCCACCCTCGAGATTCATGAG GGGGCACTTGATTTACTTTTGTATGTCTACAAGAAAGAATTCAAAAACCCCGgtgattatttggttgacatGGAAAgg GTTGGCAACGTGAGGGGCTACATTAAGTTGTCGAGAGTTGAAAGATTCATACTTTCTGTTGGTCAATTTGAAGAGAAGATATTTAAGAAAAGAATGGAAATTCGAGAAAAAAGAGTTAGGCGGGTACTTTTAGAATCCAGAGACGAT CAGGACGCAGAGGAAGTCAATATGGATAACGTGGTGAACCAATTTGATGTTGCAGTCTCTCTCGGCTCCGATAACCAGGAAACTTCTGACATTTCTCTT GCTTTAAGCAATACGAAGGATTTGAAGCAGGAGTTGAAAGACATCATCCGCTCGAATGCTGATACATTTAAATACGGCGGTGCAGTGGATAAG GTAAAATTTGGTGAAGCTGGCTGGCGGGAGCGGTACTACACTGAAAAATTTAAAGTGGAAAGTGGCGGAGATATAGAATCCACAAGAAAGGCTGTC GTTGCTAAGTACACCGAAGGCCTACATTGGGTCTTGTTGTACTACTATAAGGGGGTGCCGTCATGGAACTG GTTTTATCCATATCACTATGGTCCGTCGGCGTCGGACTTGAAAGGAATGTCTCAAACGAAGGTGAAATTTCAGAATGGGCAACCGTTTAAaccttttgatcaactgatgTCTGTCCTTCCTCCCAGGAG TGCTCATGCACTCCCAGAAGCGTACGGGTTTCTCATGCAAGATGAGAATTCAAACATCGTTGAATTTTACCCTACTG TGTTCGATACTGATCTCGATGGGAAGCGATTTGCATGGCAG GGAATAAGCAAGCTGCCATTCATAGATGAGGAACGTCTCTTAGTTGAGACAAGGAAACTCGACAAAGATCTTACG GACCTTGACAGAAAGAGGAATATGGAGGCAGCCGAGTTGTTGTACATGGAGGGCTCATGTAAACTTGCCTTGCATATTATGTCATCTTTCAAAAACTGTAAAGGTTTACAAGAAAACGATGCCATTCAAATAGGTCTCGCTTTGAG TGATGGAGTTAGCGGTCTCGTGTGGAGTAAAGATTATTGTACCAATGATCTGCCAATGGACACTTT GTGTGTGTTTTATCGGACTTTGCCGTGCTCTTCTTCTCTTCCTCGAGTATTAGAGGGTACCGATTTCCCTGAACAG ACTGTTTTTGAAGCTGACATTGGAGAAACAGTGCTTTGGCACGAACTCAACGGTAGACCAGGCTGCAGTTCCTCCCACAG GTATCATAATCATGGATCATCGGTGGGTAGGGCGAGTAATAGCCCAAGAAATCATAGGAATTCTGTTCCTGACGAGTTTGTAAAGGGTTCTGGTTGTGGATGGGCTGGTCGCGGTGGAAGGCACTTTTCTGAACCTGAATTGCAGAACCCTAACAATTTCCCGAGATATAGTCCATCTAGACCTGTTGTGAATTCTAGAATTCATCCATCATCATCTCCCCGGGAAAGACCGTCTTCAATGACAGCATATTCTAGACAACCAATCGGGACTCCAAGCAATCAAGTTTATAGGCCTAGATCACCAGTTGTTGTTCCACTGCAATCTTTCTGTGCTCCGAGTGTTAGCCCCTGGGGACGAGGGAATGCGGGCCCCAGAAACAGCGGGCTAGAGAGTCAATGGCGGGTGCCTGCACCAGTGGCAGCTGTTGCTCCCGCTGATTACCCTTGGAGGAATGCGGGCCCCAGAAATAGCGGGCTAGAGAATCAATGGCGAATGGCTGCACCACCTGCTGCTCCGACTGATAGCCCCTGGATACGAGTGAATGCAGGCTCCAGAAATAGCGGGGTGGAGAATCAATGGCGCGCGACTGCACCAGCAGCGGTCTCTAGAGGAGGACAGCCTGTTTGGAATAACCAGAACAACAGAAGATAG